The genomic interval GCCTGTCCTATTTCTCCTATGAAAGACTATTACAACTACACTGGTGGATTTATTGGTTTAGCAATTCCCTCCTGGTATTAGTATTGTTCATAGGCCAAACCATAAATGGTGCCCAGAGTTGGATTAACATTGCCGGCTTCAACTTTCAACCCTCCGAATTGTCCAAAGTCGCCCTAATTATCAGTTTAGCCGCCATTTTGGCTCAAAAGGACGCCTCTCATATTTCCCGTCTCCTTCCCATAGCTCTTCTGGTAGCAGTACCTTGGACTTTGATAATGTTACAACCGGATCTGGGCACAGGGTTAGTATTTGGCGCCATAGCCCTCACCATGATATACTGGGCCAATGCCAGTCTGGGATGGATACTGTTAATCCTCTCACCCCTCATCTCCGCCTTCTTGTACAACATTGTCTTCCCCATCTGGCTAGTTTTTTTAATTGGCATGATTTTCATAGCCTGGTTTACCCTCCCACAGGCAATCCGCAGTTTATGGGCTTTGGTAACCCTCGTAATAAACTATGGTGCCGGCCAGTTAGGACATATTCTCTGGGATTTGCTCAAACCCTATCAAAAAGCCCGTCTTACCCTTTTCCTCAATCCTGAACAAGATCCCCTTGGTGGCGGTTATCATTTAATTCAGTCTAAAATTGCCATAGGCTCGGGTGGTTTATGGGGCAATGGTTTTCTCAAAGGCACTCAAACCTATCTTAACTTTGTCCCTGAACAACATACAGACTTTATCTTTAGTGCCATTGGCGACCAATTTGGCTTTGTAGGTTGTCTGATTATTTTAGTAATATACTGGTTGATATGTTGGCGGCTTGTATTGATTGCCCTACAAGCAAGAGACAATTTTGGTTCCCTTATTGCCATTGGCGTTTTGGGCATGACTGCCTTCCAGGCCATTCTCAACATCTCCATGACTATTGGTTTAGCACCCATTACTGGTATCCCTTTACCACTCCTCAGTTACGGCCGTTCATATCTCCTCAGCAATTTTATCGCCTTTGGTATAGTAGAATCTGTAGCAAACAATAGGGTAGTCCTTCCTAAACCAAAAAGGGTTAAATACCGCTAATATTCCTTTATGTCTTCTAGAATTCCCCCGCACATCTAGAGGAAAAATGAGTATAAAGGCAGTGCTTTTTGACTTCAATGGCATTATTATCAAAGACGAGGAGATCCATCAGCAGTTAATAGATGAGCTCCTTTTGGAGGAAAATTTACAGCCTTCTCGACCGGGAGAA from Geminocystis sp. M7585_C2015_104 carries:
- the rodA gene encoding rod shape-determining protein RodA is translated as MNDNSKQNHLDWLLIVLIIGLSLFGTIVIYSTQAYKQGTDWQQQLIIVLIGSIIMMRLSYFSYERLLQLHWWIYWFSNSLLVLVLFIGQTINGAQSWINIAGFNFQPSELSKVALIISLAAILAQKDASHISRLLPIALLVAVPWTLIMLQPDLGTGLVFGAIALTMIYWANASLGWILLILSPLISAFLYNIVFPIWLVFLIGMIFIAWFTLPQAIRSLWALVTLVINYGAGQLGHILWDLLKPYQKARLTLFLNPEQDPLGGGYHLIQSKIAIGSGGLWGNGFLKGTQTYLNFVPEQHTDFIFSAIGDQFGFVGCLIILVIYWLICWRLVLIALQARDNFGSLIAIGVLGMTAFQAILNISMTIGLAPITGIPLPLLSYGRSYLLSNFIAFGIVESVANNRVVLPKPKRVKYR